A portion of the Kazachstania africana CBS 2517 chromosome 2, complete genome genome contains these proteins:
- the TAF10 gene encoding Taf10p (similar to Saccharomyces cerevisiae TAF10 (YDR167W); ancestral locus Anc_8.360), with product MSEEQQQQQGNSDNVEMDGASLDQMDVEEEMDEFNDNEDAPILLADDGNKGDKSDKNVKIDNGSGNLFDLPEFTRKDKSLEEILNLMEDNPPIIPDAVIDYYMRKNGFDCADVRVKRLLALATQKFISDIANDAYEYSRIRSTVAVSNANNGQARARQLMLGQQQPGQQQFSQQQQQQNEKNNASKVVLTVNDLSNAVSEYGLNIGRPDFYR from the coding sequence ATGAGCGAGgagcaacaacaacagcaggGGAATAGTGATAATGTGGAGATGGATGGTGCCAGTCTGGATCAGATGGATGTGGAAGAGGAAATGGATGAATTTAacgataatgaagatgcGCCAATACTGTTAGCTGACGACGGTAATAAAGGCGACAAGAGTGACAAGAATGTTAAAATAGACAATGGGAGTGGCAATCTTTTTGATTTGCCCGAATTCACGAGGAAAGATAAGAGTCTGGAAGAGATATTGAATCTCATGGAAGATAACCCTCCAATTATACCTGACGCAGTCATTGACTACTACATGAGGAAGAATGGGTTTGATTGTGCTGACGTAAGGGTGAAAAGGCTGCTGGCTCTAGCTACACAGAAGTTCATCAGCGACATTGCGAACGATGCGTACGaatattcaagaataaGATCCACTGTTGCTGTGAGCAACGCCAACAACGGACAAGCTAGGGCTCGACAGTTGATGCTGGGACAACAACAGCCGGGGCAGCAACAGTTCTCacaacagcagcagcagcaaaATGAGAAAAACAATGCAAGCAAAGTCGTTCTGACCGTAAATGATCTAAGTAATGCAGTGTCGGAATATGGCTTAAATATAGGGCGTCCAGATTTCTATCGTTAG
- the CDC37 gene encoding Hsp90 co-chaperone CDC37 (similar to Saccharomyces cerevisiae CDC37 (YDR168W); ancestral locus Anc_8.361), translating to MPIDYSKWDKIELSDDSDVEVHPNVDKKSFIKWKQQSIHEQRFKRNQDIKNLETQVDMYANLNKRVDKILQQVDVAKFADLTSITKFLNENFDKVEKSAGDNVDPDIATYNEMVEDLFEQLKGDAKKENKNPEDGTIIKQLLLNHRSKIDSVTVEAKEKLDELYKEKQAHISSEDVHTGFDSGFMNKKKDSEDDKAKNVNKAMESMKIKQDDDETIRNIVLNSAKVSPPMEFIDYKDDVLKLAPETEAFGSIPFNEYKQMEQYLVNNMQIISEQQKDALMMKSFEYQMDDDDKEADTKTYQIIHQSELLGYIREIYDLKKISTLNVNELKEVISMFFNKVIFNTSNTKGKESFLQSVSAKFNHVKQRSKIIREEQSAEEVNVEGVETIQLKSLDDSTELEVNLPDFSSKDANEIRKCEVFNTLSVEMQEALKTQSLDKVNEVFAKMTIEDAENVLDIFNEAEIIGVKALLENEDDFNEIKREYNREISDEGNYENINDVVD from the coding sequence atgCCTATCGATTATTCTAAATGGGATAAGATTGAGTTATCAGATGATTCAGACGTTGAAGTTCATCCAAATGTCGATAAGAAATCATTCATAAAATGGAAACAGCAAAGTATTCATGAACAAAGATTCAAGAGAAATCAAGATATCAAGAATTTGGAAACACAAGTCGATATGTAtgcaaatttgaataaaagaGTGGATAAGATTTTACAGCAAGTTGATGTGGCAAAATTTGCTGATTTAACTTCtattaccaaatttttgaatgaaaattttgataaagttgaaaaatctgCTGGTGATAACGTGGATCCTGATATTGCTACTTACAATGAGATGGTGgaagatttatttgaaCAATTGAAAGGTGATgctaagaaagaaaataagaatcCAGAAGATGGAACCATCATCAAACAATTACTGTTGAACCATAGATCTAAAATTGACTCTGTCACTGTTGAGGCTaaggaaaaattggatgaattatataaagaaaaacaagCACATATCTCTTCAGAAGATGTCCACACCGGATTTGACAGTGGTTTTATGAATAAAAAGAAGGATAGTGAGGATGATAAAGCAAAAAATGTCAACAAAGCTATGGAATCCATGAAAATAAAGCaggatgatgatgaaaccATCAGAAATATCGTTTTAAATAGCGCCAAAGTAAGTCCACCAATGGAATTCATTGATTACAAAGATGATGTCTTGAAATTAGCGCCTGAGACGGAAGCGTTTGGTTCCATTCCattcaatgaatataaGCAAATGGAACAATATTTGGTCAATAATATGCAAATTATATCTGAACAACAAAAAGATGCtttaatgatgaaatcttttgaatatcaAATGGATGACGATGATAAGGAAGCAGATACGAAGACATATCAAATCATTCACCAGTCAGAACTGCTGGGATACATTCGTGAAATTTATgacttgaaaaaaatttcaaccTTGAATgtcaatgaattgaaagaagttaTTTCTATGTTTTTTAATAAGGTTATATTCAATACTTCTAACACGAAAGGTAAAGAATCCTTTTTACAGAGTGTGTCCGCAAAATTCAATCACGTTAAACAAAGATCTAAGATAATCAGAGAGGAGCAAAGTGCTGAAGAAGTTAATGTCGAGGGTGTTGAAACTATACAGTTGAAGTCACTCGATGACTCCACTGAATTGGAGGTCAATTTACCTGACTTCAGTTCGAAGGATGCTAatgaaataagaaaatgtGAAGTTTTTAACACGTTATCGGTTGAAATGCAGGAAGCACTAAAGACACAAAGCTTGGATAAAGTAAATGAAGTTTTTGCAAAAATGACAATTGAAGATGCTGAAAACGTTCTAgacattttcaatgaagcAGAAATTATTGGTGTCAAAGctttattagaaaatgagGATGATTTCAATGAGATTAAAAGAGAATATAACAGAGAAATATCTGACGAAGGTAACTACGAGAATATTAACGATGTGGTTGATTGA
- the KAFR0B05930 gene encoding GATA-type transcription factor: MAATTFDTGRFLGQYSAKKLPPLSQPKSDRGALGKHNIFDCLNNQELLSVPRSTVFLSDIPNFEKGVTALSQSNNIDNTKFNNSKISLPGISTVINSTNLYSRDNFTTNSVSNPSRSFSINSTTTSASIADVTDTTPPQHSAALGALFQVVDNEYKKNCDEMYQQCIVDVMKERQKFENTFKTLQMTRIDNVSSTSILEYIDEQKLINLMKSSDYITLKFSQLLEIKQKSLYHTTTKISKCSTPTIKSTDNLFSVNLPSPLTAVSSRGTQITPVKYYSTPNLVSSASNRNLFPSTKPDPHLHYERAHFQRGPESNSNIQVASSLRFLQPQVKRHYVPVVKLRERQSNIDVHYGPRMVDGYEISGQNSNLKSEEQTSSVAMTPILTDDRVTTFKDIMIVNPKVCDPSKRPLAYTQPLESYFDSDEEEETAQIISSGSSSSSGNLLEGVNNVSREGKPYRIVKHNGGNRRRKKKAPKFTRDEHGNLKTCVHCSDADTAEWRVGPYGERTLCNACGLFHRKLTDKFGVKYSNILMRYRKRINPFNRRVPAFIEVPANFVKKLLADPTIDQNFFNIK; this comes from the coding sequence ATGGCTGCGACAACCTTTGATACGGGCCGTTTCCTTGGACAGTATTCAGCAAAAAAACTACCACCATTATCGCAACCAAAAAGTGACAGAGGGGCGTTAGGTAAACATAACATATTTGACTGCTTAAATAATCAGGAATTACTTAGTGTACCTAGATCCACTGTATTTCTTTCCGATATAccaaactttgaaaaaggtGTCACTGCTCTTTCTCAAAGTAACAATATTGATAACACAAAGTTTAACAACTCAAAGATATCACTTCCAGGTATTTCTACAGTTATAAATTCAACCAACTTATATTCTAGGGATAATTTTACTACAAACTCAGTGTCCAACCCATCAAGATCTTTTAGTATTAACTCAACAACTACCTCTGCTTCTATAGCAGATGTTACGGACACTACTCCACCACAACACTCGGCAGCTCTTGGTGCGTTATTTCAAGTTGttgataatgaatataaaaaaaattgcgATGAGATGTATCAACAATGTATTGTTGATGTAATGAAAGAACgacaaaaatttgaaaatacGTTTAAGACGCTACAAATGACAAGAATTGATAATGTATCTTCTACTTCAATACTTGAATATATCGATGAGCAAAAACTtatcaatttgatgaaatcaagCGATTATATCACTCTCAAATTTTCACAGTTACTCGAAATAAAGCAAAAATCTTTGTACCATACCActacaaaaatttcaaagtgCAGCACCCCGACGATCAAAAGTACTgataatcttttttcagTCAATTTACCTTCTCCACTTACCGCAGTCTCCTCAAGAGGAACTCAAATAACCCCAGTCAAATACTACTCGACGCCAAATTTGGTTTCCTCAGCGAGTAACAGGAATTTGTTTCCTTCCACCAAACCGGATCCACATCTACATTATGAAAGAGCACACTTCCAGAGGGGCCCAGAATCAAACAGTAATATACAAGTTGCCTCATCGTTGAGATTTCTTCAACCACAGGTAAAGCGTCATTATGTGCCTGTCGTTAAATTAAGAGAAAGgcaatcaaatattgacGTACATTATGGACCTAGAATGGTAGATGGATATGAGATATCAGGTCAAAACAGCAACTTGAAATCTGAAGAACAAACAAGCTCGGTAGCTATGACACCCATTCTAACAGATGACCGGGTGACAACATTCAAGGATATTATGATTGTAAATCCAAAGGTATGTGACCCATCTAAACGACCTTTGGCCTATACCCAGCCATTGGAGTCATATTTTGActctgatgaagaagaagaaacgGCACAGATAATTTCGTCTGGGTCGTCATCCTCCTCAGGTAATTTACTGGAGGGAGTTAATAATGTGTCAAGAGAAGGCAAGCCCTATAGGATTGTTAAACACAACGGGGGcaatagaagaagaaagaaaaaagcaCCGAAGTTTACTCGTGATGAACACGGTAACTTGAAAACGTGTGTTCATTGTTCAGATGCTGACACAGCAGAGTGGCGAGTTGGACCGTATGGCGAACGCACTCTTTGTAATGCATGTGGGCTGTTTCATAGAAAATTAACAGACAAATTTGGAGTAAAGTATTCGAACATTTTGATGCGTTACCGTAAACGTATTAATCCGTTTAACAGACGTGTACCAGCGTTCATAGAAGTTCCTGCAAATTTTGTGAAAAAACTACTGGCTGATCCAACAAtagatcaaaatttcttcaatataaaGTAG
- the STB3 gene encoding Stb3p (similar to Saccharomyces cerevisiae STB3 (YDR169C); ancestral locus Anc_8.363): protein MTEINDSNEPSTTNNSITNKPISTSSPAGLAAASMVTPQRLSTLLSDKGPLAIRYITKYLSKDIPCFEKLSSSKQRRLIINAMELGDKQNSIIFEKIGWGQWSIKFVPIEDFESQRKLINIANLKIKDNHQSTTNKRRKSTTAVQTNVKPTTMFIDENVLHSDDSDSADDRIMSIAKIINNNNNNKQTTFSLDRRQSTVIFNEQLFIPSQQQQQQQQQQQQQQQQQSSLQSDENSTFNEQELLAHKIRPIIKNKQQRRRSSLAKPNITLRKNSVQQQQQQPDSSPVQSDSGITSLSEPNSRRPSYVSSNIRSTLIPTNKLNNYRWIPTSPPQLSKLSGKNYSHNLNSISNDELLVSDTDEEDWESMGAASLRNLSNNSLTKENTDSSLNKKITPKIKNDNDAALLLMSLKS, encoded by the coding sequence ATGACAGAAATTAACGACTCTAATGAACCTAGTACGACTAATAATAGCATTACCAACAAACCAATTTCCACTTCATCTCCAGCAGGACTAGCCGCTGCTTCAATGGTAACACCACAAAGATTATCTACATTATTATCTGATAAAGGTCCATTAGCAATTAGATACATTACtaaatatttatcaaagGATATACCATGCTTTGAGAAATTATCAAGTTCAAAACAAAGAAGATTGATTATTAATGCAATGGAATTAGGTGAtaaacaaaattcaatcatttttgaaaaaattggttggGGTCAATGGTCAATTAAATTCGTaccaattgaagattttgaatcacaaagaaaattaattaatattgcaaatttaaaaattaaagataaTCATCAATCTACGACTaataagagaagaaaaagtaCTACCGCCGTCCAAACAAACGTTAAGCCAACTACAATGTTtatagatgaaaatgtgTTACACTCAGATGATTCAGATTCCGCCGATGATCGCATAATGTCAATTGCTAAaatcattaataataacaacaataataaacaAACTACCTTTAGTTTAGATAGAAGACAATCAACAGTAATATTCAATGAACAATTATTCATTCCTtcacaacaacaacaacaacaacaacaacaacaacaacaacaacaacaacaacaaagCTCCTTACAATCTGATGAAAATTCAACTTTTAATGAACAAGAATTATTAGCACACAAAATTAGAccaattattaaaaataaacaacAACGTCGTCGTTCAAGTTTAGCAAAACCAAATATTACTctaagaaaaaattcagtacaacaacaacaacaacaaccgGATTCTTCACCTGTTCAAAGTGACTCCGGAATCACATCCTTAAGCGAACCAAATTCAAGAAGACCTTCCTAtgtttcatcaaatataaGATCCACATTAATTCCAACAAATAAACTGAATAATTATCGTTGGATACCAACCTCCCCACCACAATTATCAAAGTTAAGTGGTAAAAATTATTCTcataatttgaattcaatttcaaatgatgaattgtTAGTTTCGGATACCGATGAAGAAGACTGGGAATCAATGGGTGCTGCATCCTTAAGAAATTTGAGTAATAATAGTCTAACAAAGGAAAACACTGACAGCTCATTAAATAAGAAGATTACTCCAAAGATAAAAAACGATAATGATGCCGCTTTACTTTTAATGAGCTTAAAATCATAA
- the KAFR0B05950 gene encoding uncharacterized protein, translated as MLLRHILSVTERERLEQGKISHSNPTFSLSAIFPLPALMCAFPGNSTFWYPTPPSINFFFFGSPLRKFQHGCHAANFTHATLPVYFFCQFCRWMKPFCVTYDRTLSLQQDMVRPLRLDLLGIHQVYSVPLGTTYTDASFQTATSLVLTSHNFLPTSLSQLIHQISPLSHFLTLTHRERVPFVSSIPIPTLIFSSLPLAVKLIK; from the coding sequence ATGCTTCTCCGCCACATTCTCTCCGTGACTGAACGCGAGCGGCTTGAACAAGGGAAAATCTCCCATTCCAATCCCactttttctctttccgCAATATTTCCATTGCCCGCTTTAATGTGTGCATTTCCGGGTAATAGCACTTTTTGGTATCCCACACCACCttccattaatttttttttttttgggtCCCCCCTGCGAAAGTTTCAGCACGGATGCCATGCTGCAAATTTCACGCACGCAACTTTGCCCgtctattttttttgtcaattTTGCCGATGGATGAAACCATTTTGTGTAACATACGACCGCACTCTTTCGCTCCAGCAAGACATGGTCAGGCCTCTCCGCCTGGACCTACTGGGCATCCATCAGGTCTACTCGGTACCACTCGGTACCACTTACACTGATGCCTCCTTCCAGACTGCAACATCTCTCGTTCTAACTTCCCACAATTTCCTGCCTACCTCTCTCTCTCAACTTATTCATCAAATCTCTCCTCTCAGCCATTTTCTAACACTCACACACAGGGAGCGGGTACCctttgtttcttcaattccAATTCCCACActcattttttcttccctTCCTCTTGCTGtaaaattaatcaaataA
- the STM1 gene encoding Stm1p (similar to Saccharomyces cerevisiae STM1 (YLR150W); ancestral locus Anc_8.364), protein MSNPFDLLGNDVEDPSVVVPAPKELVKKSTSSKKADVPPPSANPAKANKNRPRPSGNEGAIRDKTAGRQKNRSKDVPASATTKRSNVRRQSDKHSRTGKTDSNKKVSQGWGDDKKELETENAAEQDAEAEIAEEEQETEDASKKMTLEAYLQSQGASDLNKTVEPQNLNKLENAELFVKEQEVYVPATKVKSVKSKQLKTKQFLDFDATFSDSLPKQKRTNVKGPRKNNNQNRTPRRFNKASNGNAVQKDNTIDTANLPSLA, encoded by the coding sequence ATGTCCAACccatttgatttattagGTAACGACGTTGAAGACCCTTCCGTTGTCGTTCCAGCTCCAAAGGAATTAGTCAAGAAATCTacttcttcaaagaaagCTGATGTCCCACCTCCATCTGCTAACCCAGCTAAAGCTAACAAAAACAGACCAAGACCTTCTGGTAACGAAGGTGCTATCAGAGACAAGACTGCTGGTAGACAAAAGAACAGATCCAAGGACGTCCCAGCTTCTGCTACCACCAAGAGATCTAACGTTAGAAGACAATCTGACAAACACTCTAGAACTGGTAAGACCGACTCCAATAAGAAGGTTAGCCAAGGTTGGGGTGACGACAAAAAGGAATTAGAAACCGAAAATGCCGCTGAACAAGATGCTGAAGCTGAAATcgctgaagaagaacaagaaactGAAGATGCTTCCAAGAAAATGACTCTTGAAGCTTACTTACAATCTCAAGGTGCTTCCGATTTAAACAAAACCGTCGAACCACAAAACTTAaacaaattagaaaatgcTGAATTATTCGttaaagaacaagaagttTACGTTCCAGCTACTAAAGTTAAGTCCGTCAAGTCCaaacaattgaaaactAAGCAATTCTTAGACTTCGATGCTACTTTCTCTGACTCTTTACCAAAGCAAAAGAGAACTAACGTCAAGGGCCCAAGAAAGAACAACAACCAAAACAGAACCCCAAGAAGATTCAACAAGGCTTCCAACGGTAACGCTGTTCAAAAGGATAACACCATTGACACTGCTAACTTACCATCTTTAGCTTAA